CACCGTGTTCGGGCGGTGACGCAGCTCAACAAAATCATAGTTTGCCGCGTTGGCGGTATCGAAGTCTGCGAAATCGATGCTGCCGCCGGAAGTCGTGGCGTTATAGCTGAAGCTGTTCTGCACATCGATAGCATCTACGATGGCAGTGGTCTGCATCGGGTTGTCGTAGTTGGACTCGGACGAGCCCCACACAAAGTCACCACGCAGGCGGTCACTGAAATCGTGCGATGCACGAATAGAGAACTGGTCGAACTTGGTTTCCAGTTCGTCGAATCGGTGCTCCACACGCAGATCGTAGTTGTTCACCGTCATCGAGGTGATGGTGCCGTTGCCGTCCATGGTGTAGTCGGTAACGTCAAACTCGGGGAAGTTACCCTTGTCTTTCAAGCTTACGGAAACGAATTCCTCTTCACGGGTGGCATCGAAGCGTGAAGTCAGGTAGTCGACCAGGATTTCGGTGCGGTCGGTGGGACGGAACTGCAAGGTACCGGTAAAGCCCTGGCGATCCTGCTCATGGGTAAACTTGCCGTAGCGAGGAATACGCGGGAAGAAACCTTCGTTCAATGCGGCCAGTTCCGCATCGTCCGCACACGCGGAACAGTTGGCAATTTCTTCACTCGCGGTCCATCGCACGGAGGAGAAACCCTCTTCCTGCACATTGCGCTTGGACTGGGAGTAAGTCGCCAGCCAGCCGATGGTGCCCGCCTCGTTCTTGCCCGCCACCAGGAAAGAGGTACGCGGATCGGCTTCACCAGACTGGCTGTTGTAGCCCATCTGTGCATTGGCTGCGAAGGTGAAGCTATCCTGCATATCCAGCGGACGGCCGGTATTCAGGTCGACTGTAGCACCGAGGGAGCCTTCGTCCAGATCCGCAGAGGAAGTCTTGTGCACGGTCAGGTTGGAGAACAGCTCGGAAGCAAAGGTGTTGAAGTCAAAGGAGCGGCCGCGGTTGGCGCCGCCGGAGGAATCAGCACCACCGGTGGTGGAAACGGCCTCCAGGCCATTGATGCGGACACGGGTAAACTGCGCACCCAGACCACGCACGGAAATGTTACGGCCTTCGCCGGCGTCACGGGTAATCGCTACGCCCGGGATACGCTGCAGGGATTCTGCCAGGTTGAGGTCGGGGAAGTCGGCAATGTCTTCGGCGAGGATGGCGTCTTTGGCACCAACGGCATCGCGTTTCTGATCCAGCGCCTTGGAGAGACTGTCACGGTAACTGCCCGTAACGGTGATCTCTTCCATGGACGCATTGTCGACTTGGCTTTCTTGGGCTTGCGCAAGGGCCGGCACTGCAACAATGGCCATCGCAAGAGTGAGGGGTTTCAGCTCGAAGGTCTTCATGACTCTCGTCTCCGCTTATCGTCATTATTTTGGTAAAACCTTTTTTGGTATTACCGCTTATTATCAAAGCGTATCGATAATCGCACATGGATTACCAACTATCAACTTTTGGCAGACCAATTTTTCAAAAGCGGCCTGCATTTTTTGCCCAGGTGAAGATTTAGACGACAAAACCTTCACTTTCCTCCGCCTCGCGGTCCATTTTCAGCGGGCCAGAGTGCTCTTCGCGAGGACGGATACCCCGGGCTCGAAAACCTCACCGTTGATGGTGACATTGTTTACGGTCAGGCCAGCCACCTCTTCAATTACACCCAGTGAGCCAGCCTGGTCAATCCGGCTGTCGGTGATCTGCAAGCCACGAATGGGGGCCCGCTCGAAGCCGCGAATATGGAACGCACGCCGCGCCTCCTTGCACACCAGGTTTTCCACCTGAATGTTGTACACGTTCGGATCGAAGTCGCCCTTGTCACCCTCTTCATAGAAGAAATTGATCACAATCACGTCCTTCACCTGGCCGATGGTCAGGTTCCGCACATAAATATCGTGGATATCACCGCCGCGCATGGCATTGGTCTTGATCCGCAGGCCGCGCTCCAGGTTTGGGCTGCTCATTACACAGTCCTCGAGAAAGACGTTATGCACCCCACCGGAGATTTCACTGCCGAGCACCAGGCCCCCATGCCCATCCCGCATCTGGCAATTCCGCACCACCACATTCTCGGTGGGTACGTCGAGCCGACGACCATCGGCATTGCGCCCGGACTTGATCGCAATGCAATCGTCGCCGTTGTCGAACAGGCAGTCCTCAATCAGCACGTTTTTGCAGGACTCGGGATCACACCCGTCGGAATTCGGCCCGTGGCTTCGGGTGGTGACACCACGCACGGTCAACCCCTCGCAGAGCACCGGGTGAATCACCCAGAACGGGGAGTTCTCCAGAGTCACGCCCTCGATCAGGACATTCTTGCACGCATAAAACTGCACCAGTGGCGGACGCAGGAAGGCCCCTTCCGCATAGTGGCGCTCGGCAACGGGCACCCCAGCCTCCATCTCCTCCATCAATCTGGCGCGGGCCTGGTGCTGGGTATCGCCGTCGTTGGAACTGTTGGCGCATTTGGTGTTCTTGCCCTTCCACGGCCACCAGGTGTCGCAATCGGCGCCACCATCAATCAGTCCTTTGCCGGTAAGGGCGACGTTTTCGCACTGGTGGGCGTATATCAGCGGTGAGTAGCCCATGATTTCCATGCCCTCCCAGCGGGTTTTTACCGCGGGCAGGTAGCGCTCAGGCTCGGGGATAAAGTGCACTTGCGCGCCTTCAGCGATATGCAGCTCGGTGTTGGAGACCAGATGGATGGGGCCAGTGCGGTACTGGCCCGCGGGGACCACAATGCGACCGCCACCGGCTTTTCGGCAGGCTTCGATCGCCGCGGCAAAGGCCGCAGATGCGTCCTCGCCTTCCCCTTTGGCGCCCATTGTCTTCAGGTTGAATTCGCGCGCGGGGATAGCAGGCAGCTGGATGGCAGAAAGAATCTTGGGCACTTGCGCCCAGGGCCCAGTGTACTGTGCTCTGGGCCGGCGGCTCATCGCCACAGCTCGCGGCAGGACGCCGGGAATAGCAGGCAGTGCGGCGGCAGCCGCCAGGGATTGCAAAAAGACTCGCCGATTGAGTCCAGTCATAAATACCTCCCGGGCATTATTGTTATCGTGGCTTTCTGGAAGCGCTGCTGGCGCCATTCCAGCCGGTTGATCTGGCAAGACCAGTCTGAAAATCAAGACAATACTGTCATACCAATTTTGGCAGAGCAATAACCCGTTGGTCGCACGGGCAGCTACAGGGGTCAGCGTATCCACTGCTCCGTCCGGGAGCACTGCGGCCCCACGCCACTGCGACAAGGCCCCGGTGTTGCGCCCGCGCCTATGTGTCAGAGGCACACGCCAGGCACAAAAAAGCCGGCGCAATGGCCGGCTTCGGAAGGGTCAGCATGCTGCTCAAGGGAGCGCAAATCGCTGGCGAGCGGCGCTCACTTCGCGCCGCGCCTGCTCCAGGGCTTC
This genomic interval from Microbulbifer sp. Q7 contains the following:
- a CDS encoding glycoside hydrolase family 28 protein, which codes for MTGLNRRVFLQSLAAAAALPAIPGVLPRAVAMSRRPRAQYTGPWAQVPKILSAIQLPAIPAREFNLKTMGAKGEGEDASAAFAAAIEACRKAGGGRIVVPAGQYRTGPIHLVSNTELHIAEGAQVHFIPEPERYLPAVKTRWEGMEIMGYSPLIYAHQCENVALTGKGLIDGGADCDTWWPWKGKNTKCANSSNDGDTQHQARARLMEEMEAGVPVAERHYAEGAFLRPPLVQFYACKNVLIEGVTLENSPFWVIHPVLCEGLTVRGVTTRSHGPNSDGCDPESCKNVLIEDCLFDNGDDCIAIKSGRNADGRRLDVPTENVVVRNCQMRDGHGGLVLGSEISGGVHNVFLEDCVMSSPNLERGLRIKTNAMRGGDIHDIYVRNLTIGQVKDVIVINFFYEEGDKGDFDPNVYNIQVENLVCKEARRAFHIRGFERAPIRGLQITDSRIDQAGSLGVIEEVAGLTVNNVTINGEVFEPGVSVLAKSTLAR
- a CDS encoding TonB-dependent receptor, which gives rise to MKTFELKPLTLAMAIVAVPALAQAQESQVDNASMEEITVTGSYRDSLSKALDQKRDAVGAKDAILAEDIADFPDLNLAESLQRIPGVAITRDAGEGRNISVRGLGAQFTRVRINGLEAVSTTGGADSSGGANRGRSFDFNTFASELFSNLTVHKTSSADLDEGSLGATVDLNTGRPLDMQDSFTFAANAQMGYNSQSGEADPRTSFLVAGKNEAGTIGWLATYSQSKRNVQEEGFSSVRWTASEEIANCSACADDAELAALNEGFFPRIPRYGKFTHEQDRQGFTGTLQFRPTDRTEILVDYLTSRFDATREEEFVSVSLKDKGNFPEFDVTDYTMDGNGTITSMTVNNYDLRVEHRFDELETKFDQFSIRASHDFSDRLRGDFVWGSSESNYDNPMQTTAIVDAIDVQNSFSYNATTSGGSIDFADFDTANAANYDFVELRHRPNTVDNTFDTLAFNLEFDLTDNLSLKGGASQKSFEFDVAENRAGPKFSGISATTLQGSSTSLNGITWFSPDVQSTLNTYSAEVAASMAPRARDIRNVQEDDTGYYVQLDWATEVAGLPLRGNLGVRRVTTEVASTGFTDLNGESVQVVATNEYTDTLPSMNLALDVHEDMVVRFSVADVMSRPALGDLTPGGSIDQFNGSVSFGNPKLDPFRARAYDLSYEWYFNDDAVFAAAYFYKDVESFIKKDTFSQRPWSETGFAPSVLADEGTYDETDNWDITRNFNGEGGDISGVELQYQQVFFDNYGLILNYTYVDSEMNFGTAEDPNYGPLNNQSKNSYNATMYYENEDWSARVSYAARSDYNTKAMGQGRNGNDIEYTEGTSNVDFVAGYNLNDNWKLSLEAINLTNEPNRQMIDSAGRIVVDHTYGRQYYVGAQYKF